Proteins from a single region of Melanotaenia boesemani isolate fMelBoe1 chromosome 3, fMelBoe1.pri, whole genome shotgun sequence:
- the LOC121637325 gene encoding uncharacterized protein LOC121637325 isoform X1, with translation MKTVCVAAVLLSLISVCQPAPLECKKLTKTVAQGSDVLGRWYTIGMSSNYCWLPALFNTLLVPSFLVDITSTERQHYYDINVTLKSSGVCQNGTFQLFHAVNSIFFTDGQKNLKMEEKGVLLQSGCPDCLVVSGHKDAGIIVLLSRRPVITADELQEFEKQAECLGFYKPQIFGSDHDLGNCGNTDFESPDAAPEVEQRLKNMFSELFTCTTDTVLYYPRSAFKWVQQTWASLW, from the exons ATGAAGActgtgtgtgttgctgctgttttgctGAGTCTCATCTCAGTGTGCCAGCCTGCGCCACTGGAGTGTAAGAAGCTGACAAAAACTGTAGCCCAAGGTTCAGAT GTGCTTGGAAGATGGTACACTATCGGAATGTCCTCAAACTACTGCTGGCTACCAGCGTTATTTAATACTTTATTGGTTCCAAGTTTTCTTGTGGACATCACCTCAACGGAAAGACAACACTATTACGACATCAATGTTACACTGAAATC ATCAGGGGTTTGTCAGAATGGCACCTTTCAATTGTTCCACGCGGTCAACTCCATATTTTTTACTGATGGCCAAAAAA ATCTCaagatggaagaaaaaggtgTGCTGCTTCAGAGTGGATGTCCGGACTGCCTTGTTGTATCGGGACATAAGGATGCTGGAATCATTGTACTTCTCA GTCGAAGACCAGTCATTACTGCTGATGAGCTGCAAGAGTTTGAGAAACAGGCAGAATGTCTTGGCTTCTACAAACCCCAGATCTTTGGTTCAGATCACG ACTTAGGAAACTGTGGGAATACTGACTTTGAGTCTCCAGACGCAGCACCTGAGGTTGaacaaagactgaaaaacatgttCTCAGAGCTCTTCACTTGCACAACAGATACAGTTCTTTATTATCCACGTTCTGCTTTTAAATGGGTTCAGCAAACATGGGCCAGTTTATGGTGA
- the LOC121637325 gene encoding uncharacterized protein LOC121637325 isoform X2: protein MKTVCVAAVLLSLISVCQPAPLECKKLTKTVAQGSDVLGRWYTIGMSSNYCWLPALFNTLLVPSFLVDITSTERQHYYDINVTLKSSGVCQNGTFQLFHAVNSIFFTDGQKNLKMEEKGVLLQSGCPDCLVVSGHKDAGIIVLLSRRPVITADELQEFEKQAECLGFYKPQIFGSDHGNCGNTDFESPDAAPEVEQRLKNMFSELFTCTTDTVLYYPRSAFKWVQQTWASLW, encoded by the exons ATGAAGActgtgtgtgttgctgctgttttgctGAGTCTCATCTCAGTGTGCCAGCCTGCGCCACTGGAGTGTAAGAAGCTGACAAAAACTGTAGCCCAAGGTTCAGAT GTGCTTGGAAGATGGTACACTATCGGAATGTCCTCAAACTACTGCTGGCTACCAGCGTTATTTAATACTTTATTGGTTCCAAGTTTTCTTGTGGACATCACCTCAACGGAAAGACAACACTATTACGACATCAATGTTACACTGAAATC ATCAGGGGTTTGTCAGAATGGCACCTTTCAATTGTTCCACGCGGTCAACTCCATATTTTTTACTGATGGCCAAAAAA ATCTCaagatggaagaaaaaggtgTGCTGCTTCAGAGTGGATGTCCGGACTGCCTTGTTGTATCGGGACATAAGGATGCTGGAATCATTGTACTTCTCA GTCGAAGACCAGTCATTACTGCTGATGAGCTGCAAGAGTTTGAGAAACAGGCAGAATGTCTTGGCTTCTACAAACCCCAGATCTTTGGTTCAGATCACG GAAACTGTGGGAATACTGACTTTGAGTCTCCAGACGCAGCACCTGAGGTTGaacaaagactgaaaaacatgttCTCAGAGCTCTTCACTTGCACAACAGATACAGTTCTTTATTATCCACGTTCTGCTTTTAAATGGGTTCAGCAAACATGGGCCAGTTTATGGTGA
- the LOC121637320 gene encoding uncharacterized protein LOC121637320, translating to MRGFLGVTGHFMEMEEDSPSLQTVLLSCERFTGSHTGERISEKFEEICDNFNIMHKVDYIICDNASNMRKAFTVCFPSTTTTEIEDGEDDLENSNLWEELSDSLQDEVESIQRSCRQQRLQCFAHSLQLVVRDGLKETKILNTAMAKVTKFCSLLHSTCGLKEAFEKVFGANRSVPSAVSTRWNTTLRLVESVTELDPQSLNTLLEAQGHKGLCLSARELSQLKELVDILAPFLQATDLTQGEKVVTLSAVLPCVLSLNSHLNSMLNTTRHLSGFVKALQKSLQFRFQGIFANVKMADSAQPAGDLPYGDMVYMMSAVLDPSFCFFWLEQDVLGPDDVKREVKEMIIELVLAEARKVAILPESTSGEDDKNDDAPPAKTPRLFTGYRKKSNKKGDHVSSVRGELDRYIQVSSDEEEVDCLGFWKRHAKVFPRLFLVAVRVLAVPATSAPVERVFSHGGLIMRPHRARISARTLSTLIFLKCNHSVA from the exons ATGCGTGGATTTTTAGGGGTAACAGGCCACTTCATGGAGATGGAGGAAGACAGCCCAAGCCTGCAGACAGTTCTCTTGAGCTGTGAACGATTCACAGGTTCACACACTGGAGAACGAATAAGCGAGAAATTTGAGGAGATATGTGACAACTTCAATATAATGCACAAAGTAGATTACATTATCTGTGACAACGCATCAAATATGAGAAAGGCCTTTACAGTTTGTTTCCCCTCTACAACAACAACTGAGATCGAAGATGGTGAAGATGACCTGGAGAACAGCAACTTATGGGAGGAGTTAAGTGACAGTTTACAGGATGAAGTGGAATCTATCCAGCGCAGCTGCCGTCAACAGCGACTTCAGTGCTTTGCACATTCATTACAGCTTGTGGTGCGGGATGGACTGAAAGAGACTAAGATTCTGAATACTGCAATGGCAAAAGTTACAAAATTCTGCAGTCTGCTTCATTCCACATGCGGGCTGAAAGAAGCATTTGAGAAAGTGTTTGGAGCCAATCGCAGCGTCCCGTCTGCCGTGTCAACCCGATGGAATACGACTCTTCGCCTTGTGGAGTCAGTCACTGAGCTGGACCCTCAAAGTCTAAATACTCTTCTAGAAGCCCAAGGACATAAAGGCCTGTGCCTATCTGCAAGAGAATTGAGTCAGCTGAAAGAGCTTGTGGATATTTTGGCCCCATTTCTTCAAGCAACAGACCTCACACAAGGGGAGAAAGTTGTGACTTTAAGTGCAGTTCTGCCCTGTGTTCTCTCACTCAACAGCCACCTCAACAGTATGCTGAATACAACTCGGCATCTGAGTGGTTTTGTGAAAGCTCTCCAGAAGTCACTACAATTCCGTTTCCAGGGGATCTTTGCAAATGTCAAAATGGCTGATTCAGCTCAACCTGCAGGAGATCTTCCATATGGAGATATGGTCTATATGATGTCAGCTGTACTTGATCcatcattttgctttttttggctCGAGCAAGATGTCCTTGGACCAGATGACGTCAAGAGGGAAGTGAAGGAGATGATAATAG AACTGGTCTTGGCTGAGGCTCGGAAAGTCGCCATACTTCCTGAGAGCACTAGTGGAGAGGATGATAAGAATGATGATGCACCACCTGCTAAAACACCACGCCTTTTCACTGGCTACAGGAAGAAAAGCAACAAGAAAGGTGACCATGTATCATCTGTCAGAGGTGAGCTTGATCGCTACATCCAGGTGTCCTCTGATGAAGAAGAAGTGGACTGCCTAGGTTTCTGGAAGAGGCATGCCAAAGTCTTCCCAAGGCTCTTTCTTGTGGCTGTGAGAGTGCTTGCTGTCCCTGCCACCAGTGCACCAGTAGAGCGGGTATTTAGTCATGGAGGCCTAATAATGCGCCCTCACCGAGCCAGGATCAGTGCAAGGACATTGTCCACCTTGATCTTTTTGAAATGTAACCATTCTGTTGCCTAA